From a single Miscanthus floridulus cultivar M001 chromosome 8, ASM1932011v1, whole genome shotgun sequence genomic region:
- the LOC136469272 gene encoding uncharacterized protein, whose translation MGRPLFGAAADPAPVALPSPTLLPPPVASGLHLPCTPQLQVDADGSSSGACGMAARPSPPATGPAPSPPAVTDGPAHHLPPLESSAAAPMQPTPYVPGHPDEPGCRGTRPAGGSSLTGASGAPPLSKPATAMARVTCCSTGPDPLDVFLVQI comes from the coding sequence ATGGGCCGACCCCTGTTCGGCGCGGCTGCCGACCCGGCGCCGGTGGCCCTTCCCTCCCCCACTCTCCTCCCTCCTCCAGTCGCGTCCGGTCTCCACCTGCCGTGCACACCGCAGCTGCAGGTTGATGCGGACGGCAGCTCCAGTGGTGCTTGCGGGATGGCCGCCCGGCCATCGCCACCGGCCACGGGGCCTGCGCCAAGCCCGCCGGCGGTTACAGATGGGCCGGCCCACCACCTCCCTCCGCTGGAGAGCTCGGCGGCAGCGCCGATGCAGCCAACCCCCTACGTGCCTGGCCATCCCGACGAACCTGGGTGTCGGGGCACGCGGCCCGCCGGCGGGTCCTCGCTCACGGGGGCCTCCGGGGCTCCGCCGCTGTCGAAGCCGGCAACCGCCATGGCGAGGGTGACCTGCTGCTCCACTGGACCAGATCCACTCGACGTCTTCCTCGTCCAGATCTGA